The Saprospiraceae bacterium genome includes a window with the following:
- a CDS encoding c-type cytochrome, which translates to MKVYKFLSIRLIAIMSILIWSALSISAQVSADAGKELFKANCAACHAKDMRSAATGPALGGSQALWGDDEALYAWIRNSQAMIKKGHPRAVELWNKYKPVVMTNFEKLTDDEIGSILAYVNGTYDGTLGPVKSTASSAKKEEPKSQLPLYLIIAAVLAVLALLLTKIISNLNQIAAAREGRHEEAKTIGQILTSKGVVTFLIFAAIIFGAYTTVNKATELGRQEGYAPDQPIKFSHATHAGVNKIDCQYCHDSARRSKHSSIPGTNTCMNCHAAIKNGSQYGTAEITKIYASIGYDPATNKYIEDYESKSEEDIKAIFTKWIGDEYKRVKEKGDLDSEGERVVAQQWADIKKSLTNDQKKQIQGPIEWTRIHNLPDHVYFNHSQHVTVGKLECQTCHGKVEEMEVLKQMSPLSMGWCINCHRQTEVKFKDNAYYANYTRYHEELASGKRDKVTVSDIGGLECQKCHY; encoded by the coding sequence ATGAAGGTTTATAAGTTTTTAAGTATCAGACTAATAGCCATCATGTCAATATTGATATGGTCGGCTCTTTCCATTTCTGCTCAGGTTTCTGCAGACGCGGGGAAAGAACTTTTTAAAGCCAATTGTGCAGCTTGTCACGCCAAAGACATGCGTTCTGCAGCTACGGGTCCGGCTTTGGGAGGATCCCAAGCACTTTGGGGTGATGATGAAGCGCTTTATGCATGGATCAGAAATTCTCAGGCGATGATCAAAAAGGGCCACCCTAGGGCTGTTGAACTTTGGAATAAGTACAAGCCTGTCGTGATGACAAATTTTGAAAAGCTGACTGATGATGAGATCGGAAGCATCTTAGCTTATGTCAATGGTACCTATGATGGAACCCTTGGCCCTGTAAAGAGCACAGCTTCATCTGCAAAAAAAGAAGAACCTAAAAGTCAGTTACCCTTATATCTTATTATAGCTGCTGTGCTGGCTGTTCTTGCACTTTTACTCACAAAAATAATTTCAAATCTCAACCAAATAGCAGCTGCAAGAGAAGGACGTCATGAAGAAGCAAAGACAATAGGACAGATTTTAACTTCAAAAGGAGTTGTCACATTTCTTATATTTGCTGCTATCATATTTGGTGCTTACACCACTGTCAATAAAGCAACTGAGCTGGGCAGACAGGAAGGATATGCGCCAGATCAACCTATAAAATTTTCACATGCTACTCATGCTGGTGTCAATAAAATTGATTGTCAATACTGTCATGATAGTGCGAGAAGATCGAAGCATTCGTCAATTCCGGGCACAAATACTTGTATGAATTGTCATGCAGCCATCAAAAACGGAAGTCAGTATGGAACAGCAGAAATTACTAAGATTTATGCCTCGATAGGTTATGATCCGGCTACAAACAAATATATTGAAGATTATGAATCTAAATCGGAAGAAGATATAAAGGCTATTTTTACAAAATGGATAGGGGACGAATACAAACGAGTTAAAGAAAAAGGTGATTTGGATAGTGAAGGCGAAAGAGTGGTAGCTCAACAGTGGGCTGATATCAAAAAATCATTGACCAACGATCAGAAAAAACAAATCCAGGGCCCGATAGAGTGGACAAGAATACACAATTTGCCTGATCACGTTTATTTCAATCACTCTCAGCACGTCACTGTTGGAAAGTTGGAGTGCCAGACTTGTCATGGAAAAGTTGAAGAAATGGAAGTATTGAAGCAAATGTCCCCGTTATCTATGGGATGGTGTATCAATTGCCACAGGCAAACGGAAGTCAAATTCAAAGACAATGCTTATTATGCAAATTACACGAGATATCACGAAGAATTAGCTTCAGGTAAACGTGACAAAGTGACTGTATCTGACATCGGAGGTCTGGAATGTCAAAAGTGCCATTATTAA
- a CDS encoding TAT-variant-translocated molybdopterin oxidoreductase, producing MKNQSDNIWIGQKDLTRDEEFMQLAEQEFAEEQVSYADMTSNLSGNRRDFLKFLGFGLGAATVAAGCDIPVKRAIPYVVKPDTIVPGIANYYASTFVNGGDYCPVLVKTREGRPIKIEGNDLSSITGGGTSARAQASVLSLYDTNRFSGPKIKDGAGWKDSSWSEMDKLAVTTISASNNIRLVTNTIMSPTAKKAIAEFSAKYPSVKVVTYDPVSASALLDANEQNFGIRAIPSYHFDKADVIVSFNADFLGTWISPIEYAAAYAKGRKINDVTKARMSRHIQVENHMSLSGSNADNRILVKPSEQGVAIAHLYNEITGSGAGANGLNAKAKKALSKVATELKAASGKALVVSASNNVNEQLMVNAINNALGSYGTTIDMGATSNQRQGNDKALKSLVDEIKTGSVDLIIFWGANPVYDSAYSTDLATSLGKVKNKISFAGVNDETTDMCTVVAPAHHFLEAWGDVEAKNGHFTLIQPTIAPLFDTRQAELSLLIWAGSANVDLTKDQPYYEYLKQSWNTSQFKAQNEFSSFQAFWDNAVHDGVFIAGNGGAPSYKSAVIGEVTKPVSAELEISYYETVHMANGQYSGNPWLMEMADPVTRTTWGNYLAVPVNFDGVKTMVGFNDLVDGDLVELTIGKKTVTLPVVQQFGQMPGTVSLALGYGRTLAGNTGTNVGVNVNDSLTVGADGPQYYNTKVTVSNKKGKEKDFSCVQYHHTIGVKGIDKETNTEINADEAALVFFDYFTGVKGFQGALTDRSVIYTANVKELKNSVEHLQKRRKHAQHLNEQQIYGGFDHMYSLGHHWGMHVDLNACIGCGACTVACMSENNVPVVGKHEVAIHHEMTWLRIDRYYYGDVENPNTIYQPMMCQHCDNAPCENVCPVNATNHSAEGLNQMAYNRCIGTRYCANNCPYKVRRFNWLDYTKADIWPANQPRLQQENVPFMADNLTRMVLNPDVTVRSRGVIEKCSFCVQRIQEGKLSAKTEGRLLTDRDVKTACQTSCPTGAITFGDMNDKKGDLTSKLESPLNYIALEEINVRSSVTYTMKVNNRDKSLDA from the coding sequence ATGAAAAATCAATCAGATAATATTTGGATAGGTCAGAAAGACCTTACGAGGGATGAAGAATTTATGCAGTTGGCTGAACAGGAGTTTGCAGAAGAACAAGTCAGTTATGCTGATATGACTTCCAATCTTTCCGGTAACAGAAGGGACTTTCTTAAATTTTTGGGTTTTGGTCTCGGTGCTGCCACAGTTGCAGCCGGTTGTGACATTCCGGTCAAAAGAGCCATACCATATGTAGTAAAACCTGACACAATTGTACCGGGTATAGCTAATTATTATGCTTCCACATTTGTAAATGGTGGTGACTATTGTCCGGTGCTTGTAAAAACCAGAGAAGGAAGACCTATTAAAATAGAAGGAAACGATCTCTCATCCATCACTGGTGGTGGTACATCCGCCCGAGCTCAGGCTTCTGTTTTGAGCCTCTATGATACCAATAGATTTTCAGGACCAAAAATCAAAGATGGTGCGGGTTGGAAAGACTCCAGCTGGAGTGAAATGGATAAACTTGCCGTTACGACCATTTCTGCATCCAATAATATCAGACTCGTTACCAATACCATAATGAGTCCAACAGCAAAAAAAGCAATTGCTGAGTTTTCTGCAAAATATCCAAGTGTTAAAGTTGTCACTTATGATCCGGTTTCAGCCTCTGCATTGTTGGATGCCAATGAGCAAAATTTTGGCATCAGAGCCATTCCATCATATCATTTTGATAAGGCTGATGTGATCGTAAGTTTCAATGCAGACTTTTTGGGAACCTGGATTTCGCCAATAGAATATGCTGCTGCGTATGCAAAAGGCCGGAAGATAAATGATGTCACCAAAGCCAGAATGTCAAGACATATTCAGGTCGAAAACCATATGTCTCTCTCCGGATCAAATGCAGACAACAGAATCCTTGTAAAACCAAGTGAACAAGGTGTGGCAATCGCACATCTGTACAACGAAATCACAGGTTCAGGAGCTGGAGCTAATGGTCTGAATGCAAAAGCAAAAAAAGCATTGTCAAAAGTTGCAACCGAATTGAAAGCGGCTTCAGGTAAAGCATTGGTTGTAAGTGCATCGAACAATGTCAATGAACAATTGATGGTCAATGCGATCAATAATGCTCTGGGCAGTTATGGTACCACCATTGATATGGGGGCCACTTCCAATCAAAGACAAGGAAATGATAAAGCACTGAAAAGTCTTGTTGATGAAATCAAAACAGGCAGTGTAGATCTTATAATCTTTTGGGGTGCAAATCCTGTATATGACTCAGCATATAGTACTGACCTCGCAACTTCACTTGGAAAAGTAAAAAATAAAATTTCTTTTGCTGGTGTTAATGATGAGACAACGGATATGTGTACGGTGGTGGCTCCGGCGCATCATTTCCTGGAGGCGTGGGGCGATGTGGAGGCTAAAAATGGACATTTTACCCTTATTCAGCCTACTATTGCACCATTGTTTGATACCAGACAAGCAGAGCTTTCGCTTTTGATTTGGGCAGGAAGTGCCAATGTCGATTTGACAAAAGACCAGCCTTACTACGAATACCTCAAGCAATCCTGGAATACAAGTCAGTTTAAAGCTCAAAATGAATTCAGTTCATTTCAGGCATTTTGGGATAATGCTGTGCATGATGGAGTATTTATTGCCGGAAATGGCGGGGCACCTTCCTACAAGAGCGCAGTAATCGGAGAAGTGACAAAACCTGTGAGTGCTGAACTGGAAATATCATATTACGAAACAGTACATATGGCCAATGGTCAGTATTCAGGTAATCCATGGCTTATGGAAATGGCCGACCCGGTGACAAGAACAACCTGGGGCAACTATCTTGCAGTTCCTGTCAATTTTGATGGTGTAAAAACCATGGTAGGTTTTAATGATCTGGTAGATGGTGATTTAGTAGAATTGACTATAGGCAAAAAGACAGTAACATTACCTGTGGTTCAGCAGTTCGGTCAGATGCCTGGAACAGTATCTTTAGCATTGGGTTATGGAAGAACCTTGGCTGGAAATACAGGAACAAATGTTGGAGTCAACGTAAACGACAGTTTGACTGTTGGCGCTGATGGTCCTCAATATTATAACACAAAAGTTACAGTCTCTAATAAAAAAGGTAAAGAAAAAGATTTTTCTTGTGTACAGTATCATCACACAATTGGAGTAAAAGGTATAGATAAAGAGACAAATACAGAAATCAATGCTGATGAAGCCGCTTTAGTCTTCTTTGATTATTTCACAGGAGTAAAGGGATTTCAAGGCGCATTGACAGATAGGTCTGTGATATATACAGCCAATGTGAAAGAACTCAAAAATAGTGTAGAACACCTTCAAAAAAGGAGGAAACATGCACAACACCTGAATGAGCAACAAATATATGGTGGTTTTGACCACATGTATTCATTGGGTCATCATTGGGGAATGCATGTGGATCTAAATGCATGTATCGGCTGTGGTGCTTGTACAGTGGCCTGTATGTCAGAAAATAATGTACCTGTGGTTGGAAAGCATGAAGTAGCTATCCACCATGAGATGACCTGGTTACGGATAGACAGATACTATTATGGTGATGTTGAAAATCCTAATACTATCTATCAGCCTATGATGTGTCAGCATTGTGACAACGCTCCTTGCGAAAATGTATGTCCGGTAAATGCTACTAACCACAGTGCTGAAGGTCTCAATCAAATGGCATACAACAGATGTATCGGAACAAGATATTGTGCCAACAACTGTCCTTATAAAGTACGTAGGTTCAACTGGTTAGATTATACAAAAGCCGACATTTGGCCAGCTAATCAACCCAGACTTCAGCAAGAAAATGTACCATTTATGGCAGATAATCTCACAAGAATGGTATTGAATCCTGACGTTACTGTAAGATCAAGAGGAGTGATTGAAAAATGTAGTTTCTGTGTGCAGAGAATTCAGGAAGGGAAACTTTCGGCCAAAACAGAAGGCAGGTTACTAACTGACAGAGATGTGAAGACTGCATGTCAGACTTCTTGTCCTACTGGTGCCATCACATTTGGTGATATGAATGATAAGAAAGGTGATCTGACTTCAAAGTTGGAGTCGCCACTCAATTATATAGCTTTGGAAGAAATCAACGTAAGATCTTCAGTTACTTATACCATGAAGGTCAATAACAGAGACAAATCCCTGGATGCTTAA
- the nrfD gene encoding polysulfide reductase NrfD, producing the protein MSAVVSPIRKPLITGNKTYHQITEDLISPTEKTPTKEWIIGFILSVAVLTWGVFCIIWTIWVGIGSWNLNRTINWSWDITNFVWWIGIGHAGTLISAILLLFRQKWRTGVNRAAEAMTIFAVMCAGLFPLIHMGRIWLAMFILPYPNTRGPLWPNFNSPLLWDVFAISTYLTVSLLFWYTGLVPDFATVRDRAKGLRRKIYNTLSFGWTGSAKHWQRWESLSLVLAGLSTPLVLSVHTIVSFDFATSVIPGWHTTIFPPYFVAGAIFSGFAMVLTLMIITRKLLHLEDYITVEHIESMNKVILLTGTIVGVAYLTELFIAWYSGYVYEQFAFFNRALGPYWWSYFGMMFCNVISPQFFWKKSWRRNITLTFFLSIVVNIGMWFERFVIIATTLARDYLPSSWSLYSPSWVEIGIYLGTFGLFFTCYLIFVRVAPVVAVAEVKAILKSAGNQYVGENATHKHHNHGHSNTEHH; encoded by the coding sequence ATGAGTGCTGTTGTAAGTCCAATTAGAAAACCTCTGATAACCGGTAATAAAACTTACCATCAGATTACAGAGGATTTGATATCACCAACTGAAAAGACACCAACCAAGGAGTGGATTATAGGTTTTATTTTATCGGTTGCTGTATTGACCTGGGGTGTGTTTTGTATTATATGGACCATTTGGGTTGGTATTGGTTCGTGGAATCTAAACCGTACCATAAACTGGTCATGGGATATTACCAACTTCGTTTGGTGGATCGGTATCGGTCATGCGGGTACCTTGATTTCTGCCATTCTTTTACTTTTCAGACAGAAATGGCGTACAGGAGTCAACAGGGCTGCAGAAGCTATGACGATTTTTGCTGTAATGTGTGCAGGGTTGTTTCCTTTGATACACATGGGACGTATTTGGCTGGCAATGTTTATCCTGCCTTATCCGAATACCAGAGGCCCGCTTTGGCCCAATTTTAACTCACCACTTCTTTGGGACGTATTTGCCATCTCGACTTATCTTACGGTTTCATTGTTGTTTTGGTACACGGGATTGGTTCCTGACTTTGCCACAGTAAGAGATAGAGCTAAAGGATTAAGAAGGAAAATTTATAACACACTTTCATTTGGATGGACCGGATCAGCAAAACATTGGCAAAGATGGGAATCTTTATCGTTGGTTCTTGCGGGTCTTTCGACTCCACTTGTACTTTCTGTGCACACGATCGTAAGTTTTGACTTCGCCACTTCTGTGATACCTGGCTGGCATACTACCATATTTCCTCCATACTTTGTAGCAGGAGCGATTTTCTCTGGTTTTGCTATGGTATTGACATTAATGATTATCACGCGAAAACTTTTGCATCTGGAAGACTACATCACAGTAGAGCACATTGAGTCCATGAATAAAGTGATACTTCTTACAGGTACTATTGTCGGTGTAGCTTATCTTACGGAATTGTTTATTGCCTGGTATTCAGGGTATGTTTATGAGCAGTTTGCTTTTTTCAACAGGGCTTTAGGACCCTACTGGTGGTCATATTTCGGCATGATGTTTTGTAACGTGATTTCACCTCAGTTTTTCTGGAAAAAATCATGGAGAAGAAACATTACGTTAACATTTTTCCTTTCCATAGTAGTTAATATCGGGATGTGGTTTGAACGTTTTGTAATCATTGCCACTACATTGGCGAGAGATTATTTACCTTCAAGTTGGAGCTTATATTCTCCAAGTTGGGTTGAGATCGGTATTTATTTGGGTACATTTGGATTGTTCTTCACATGTTATCTGATTTTTGTAAGGGTGGCACCTGTGGTCGCAGTTGCAGAAGTTAAGGCCATCCTTAAATCCGCTGGTAACCAGTATGTAGGTGAAAATGCAACTCATAAACACCACAATCATGGTCATTCCAATACAGAACATCATTAA
- a CDS encoding DUF3341 domain-containing protein, which yields MAQNNHNTEVIYGLYDDEEDLLHAVKTAKNSHLEIHDVFSPFPVHGLDPILGLEESRLHQAGFIYGALGTLTAFLGMTWIFTKDWPNIFGGKPYWSVPAFIPITFEMTVLFSAIGMTVTFYIINGLGPGVVNKHLDDRITDDKFCIAFDKSQVSVENAEAFFKSTGASEVNSKTI from the coding sequence ATGGCACAAAATAATCATAACACTGAAGTTATATATGGTCTATATGATGATGAAGAAGATCTGTTACATGCTGTAAAAACAGCCAAAAACAGTCATCTTGAAATACATGATGTTTTTTCTCCGTTTCCTGTGCACGGTTTGGATCCGATTCTGGGATTGGAAGAATCCAGATTACACCAGGCTGGGTTTATCTACGGTGCTTTGGGTACGTTGACCGCATTTTTAGGCATGACATGGATTTTTACCAAAGATTGGCCAAATATTTTTGGTGGCAAACCATATTGGTCCGTTCCTGCTTTTATACCGATTACTTTTGAGATGACAGTATTATTTTCAGCTATAGGAATGACTGTAACATTTTATATTATCAATGGTTTGGGTCCGGGAGTAGTCAATAAGCATTTGGACGACAGGATCACTGATGACAAGTTTTGTATAGCATTTGACAAATCTCAGGTAAGTGTAGAGAATGCGGAGGCATTCTTTAAGTCAACCGGGGCATCTGAGGTTAATTCTAAAACAATTTAA
- a CDS encoding cytochrome c, protein MNIKYQIFGFLLFIALISMSSCQSAGVNKTGSEYMPDMAHSVAYEANTYGYYYNNRWGSEDDLHKMAQPRQAVEGTIARGYVGSKSAGTGISYHPNGSVPYYYANTEEDRTRAIAEISKNPFPITKASLENGKLLYNIQCAICHGEKADGAGYLVRDDGGKYPVQPANLLSDEFVAASNGRYYHTLIYGRNLMGGYSDKLSYEERWNVIQYIRSLQAASKKLEYNEKINTFNTTDTPYSVVAVQKAAANVVIATPTEEAMKQETKKSEH, encoded by the coding sequence ATGAATATCAAATATCAAATTTTCGGATTTTTATTATTCATTGCGTTGATATCCATGTCATCATGTCAGTCTGCTGGCGTTAATAAGACAGGGAGCGAATATATGCCGGATATGGCGCATTCCGTGGCATACGAAGCCAATACTTATGGGTACTATTACAACAATAGATGGGGTAGTGAAGATGATCTTCATAAAATGGCTCAACCACGACAAGCTGTTGAAGGTACAATAGCTCGAGGTTACGTTGGTTCAAAAAGTGCAGGCACGGGAATATCTTACCATCCAAATGGCAGTGTTCCATACTATTATGCGAATACGGAAGAAGACAGAACCAGAGCTATAGCTGAAATTTCTAAAAATCCTTTTCCTATTACAAAAGCAAGTCTGGAAAACGGTAAGTTGCTCTACAATATACAGTGCGCCATATGTCATGGTGAAAAAGCTGATGGTGCGGGCTACCTTGTAAGAGATGATGGTGGAAAATATCCGGTACAACCAGCTAATTTATTGTCAGATGAGTTTGTTGCTGCATCCAATGGCAGATATTATCATACGCTCATCTATGGTCGAAATTTGATGGGAGGATACTCAGACAAACTTTCTTATGAAGAAAGATGGAACGTAATACAGTATATCAGGTCTTTACAAGCAGCAAGCAAAAAGTTGGAGTACAATGAAAAGATAAACACATTCAATACTACGGACACTCCATACAGCGTAGTTGCAGTTCAAAAGGCTGCTGCCAATGTCGTCATAGCAACTCCCACTGAAGAAGCCATGAAGCAGGAAACAAAAAAAAGTGAACATTAA
- a CDS encoding OmpA family protein, whose amino-acid sequence MTYLVAFGIIFLLAVIVIQIGKLSELAAKIRGEEVVERASNDTQGKALMVFMVVFLVGCVASAIYYKNDMLGYGPLTSASAHGFELDHIFNVTLFFTGIVFIITHIVLFWFAYKYRSLDKRKALFFAHDSKLEMIWTIVPAVVMTYLVANGLIAWNNIFPTLTEEDKHIEIEATGYQFAWDIRYPGSDGKLGNKDFRLIDPATNSLGIDWKDEASVDDIILGGADKIVLPKDSLIKVRITAKDVLHNFYLPHFRVKMDAVPGLPTSFIFTPVLTTKEFREQLSKYPEWQVPSDPNDPEGPKKWETFEFELACAELCGKGHYSMRRLVEIVTRDEFNTWLAGQKPYYASNIRGTEKDPWDGKKLFPYEIKARGFELRSAVARYVDDTTGTMSNIINLDHVFYNTGSSDLNSEISKHELDNLVTLMGRFPKLRVELAGHTDNVGDAAANLQLSNARADKVKAYLVEKGVATARMIAKGYGQGAPLESNDTPAGRKKNRRTELKILSK is encoded by the coding sequence ATGACTTATTTAGTAGCTTTTGGAATAATATTCCTTCTTGCAGTCATAGTAATACAGATAGGTAAATTATCTGAACTTGCTGCCAAAATCAGAGGGGAAGAAGTAGTAGAAAGAGCAAGCAATGATACTCAGGGAAAGGCTTTAATGGTCTTTATGGTGGTATTTTTAGTAGGCTGTGTAGCATCTGCTATATACTATAAAAATGACATGTTAGGTTATGGCCCTTTGACATCTGCGTCAGCTCATGGATTTGAGCTGGATCATATTTTTAATGTCACTTTGTTTTTTACTGGCATTGTATTCATAATTACACATATTGTCTTGTTTTGGTTTGCTTACAAATACAGAAGTCTTGATAAGAGAAAAGCTTTATTTTTTGCACACGATTCAAAACTGGAAATGATCTGGACTATTGTTCCAGCAGTAGTTATGACATATCTGGTTGCCAACGGACTTATAGCCTGGAATAATATTTTTCCTACACTTACAGAAGAAGATAAACATATTGAAATTGAAGCCACAGGGTACCAATTTGCCTGGGACATAAGATATCCCGGTTCTGACGGAAAACTTGGAAATAAAGATTTCAGACTCATTGACCCGGCCACTAACTCCCTTGGTATTGACTGGAAAGACGAAGCATCAGTGGACGATATTATCTTAGGTGGAGCTGATAAGATTGTTTTGCCAAAGGATTCTTTGATAAAAGTGAGAATAACTGCAAAAGATGTGTTGCACAACTTTTACCTTCCGCATTTCAGGGTGAAAATGGACGCTGTACCCGGCTTACCAACTTCGTTTATCTTCACTCCTGTTTTGACGACAAAAGAGTTCAGAGAACAATTGAGTAAATATCCTGAGTGGCAGGTACCATCTGACCCTAATGATCCGGAAGGCCCTAAAAAATGGGAGACTTTTGAATTTGAACTTGCCTGTGCTGAATTATGTGGTAAAGGTCACTACTCTATGAGAAGGCTGGTAGAAATAGTAACTCGTGACGAATTTAATACCTGGTTGGCTGGTCAAAAACCATATTATGCATCCAATATAAGAGGAACCGAAAAAGATCCTTGGGATGGTAAAAAACTTTTTCCTTATGAAATTAAAGCAAGAGGTTTTGAACTAAGATCTGCTGTGGCACGATATGTTGATGATACAACGGGAACGATGAGTAATATCATCAATCTTGACCATGTTTTTTACAATACAGGATCGTCAGATCTCAATTCTGAAATTTCAAAACATGAACTTGACAATCTGGTAACACTTATGGGAAGGTTTCCAAAATTGCGAGTTGAATTGGCAGGGCACACTGACAATGTAGGTGATGCTGCTGCAAACCTTCAATTGTCAAATGCAAGAGCCGATAAAGTCAAAGCTTATTTAGTTGAAAAGGGTGTAGCAACAGCTCGAATGATTGCTAAAGGGTATGGACAAGGCGCTCCTTTGGAATCTAATGATACACCTGCAGGCAGAAAGAAAAACAGAAGAACTGAACTTAAAATTTTATCAAAATAA
- a CDS encoding cbb3-type cytochrome c oxidase subunit I, with protein sequence MSNVTHIEQDALIRDNGYNDHFHDHHHGDKYQTNFIFHYIFSMDHKIIARQFLITGIIWAIIGAAMSVVFRLQLGFPEESLTWIKPFLGKWIVVDPTTGIGKLAPEFYYALVTMHGTIIVFFVLTAGLSGTFSNLLIPLQIGARDMASPFLNMLSYWFFFLAGIVMFYSLFLSTGPFSGGWVAYPPLSALPQASSGSGTGMTLWLVSLTLFVVSVLLGGINYITTILNLRTKGMTMWRMPLPIWAFFVTAILGLLSFPVLASGFFMLIFDRSLGTSFFLSDIFIAGQALDRVGGSPILYQHLFWFLGHPEVYIIILPAMGLTSEVLSVHARKPIFGYRAMVYSIMAIGFLSFIVWAHHMFMAGVNPFISNFFVVFTLIIAVPSAVKVFNWITTLYGGNLRLNTPMLFAIGFVSMFISGGLTGIFLGNSAIDIQMHDTYFVVAHFHIVMGVAAFFGMFAGVYHWYPKMYGRFMNETLGKIHFWGTMICAYAIFWPMHYIGMAGVPRRYYSFDAFDAFKHFTEMNKFITIFAIIAFFIQLVFVINFFYSIWKGKKVKSQNPWEATTLEWTTPIEPIHGNWPGNLPVVHRWAYDYNKDEREFVQQHIPLKEGEVGDH encoded by the coding sequence ATGTCGAATGTAACGCACATAGAACAAGATGCCCTGATTCGTGATAATGGTTATAATGATCACTTTCATGACCATCATCATGGGGATAAGTACCAAACCAATTTTATCTTCCATTACATATTCTCAATGGATCATAAGATAATAGCCAGACAATTTTTGATCACCGGAATTATTTGGGCAATTATCGGAGCTGCCATGTCTGTGGTTTTTAGACTTCAATTGGGTTTTCCTGAGGAGAGTCTGACATGGATTAAGCCATTCTTGGGAAAATGGATCGTAGTTGATCCTACTACTGGAATTGGAAAATTGGCTCCGGAATTTTATTACGCCTTAGTTACCATGCACGGTACGATCATAGTATTCTTTGTATTGACTGCCGGATTAAGTGGTACTTTTAGTAATCTATTGATCCCCTTACAGATCGGGGCAAGGGATATGGCTTCACCATTCCTTAATATGCTGTCATATTGGTTTTTCTTTTTAGCTGGTATTGTGATGTTTTATTCACTATTTCTCAGTACAGGACCGTTCTCTGGTGGTTGGGTGGCATATCCTCCACTAAGTGCTTTGCCACAGGCATCTTCAGGATCAGGTACAGGTATGACGCTGTGGTTAGTGAGTCTTACATTATTTGTGGTTTCAGTTTTACTGGGTGGTATCAATTACATAACCACTATACTTAACCTCAGAACGAAAGGTATGACTATGTGGAGAATGCCGCTTCCTATTTGGGCATTTTTTGTAACTGCGATACTAGGTTTATTGTCATTTCCTGTACTGGCGTCAGGATTCTTTATGTTGATTTTTGATAGAAGTCTTGGTACCAGTTTCTTTCTAAGTGATATATTTATTGCTGGTCAGGCTTTAGACAGAGTAGGAGGTAGCCCCATATTGTATCAGCATCTATTCTGGTTTTTAGGTCATCCTGAGGTATATATTATTATCTTACCAGCTATGGGATTGACTTCTGAAGTATTGTCTGTTCATGCGAGAAAACCTATATTTGGTTACCGTGCTATGGTGTATTCCATTATGGCCATTGGTTTCCTTTCATTTATTGTTTGGGCACACCACATGTTTATGGCAGGTGTCAACCCTTTTATTTCTAACTTTTTTGTAGTTTTTACCTTAATAATAGCTGTTCCGTCTGCCGTTAAGGTGTTCAACTGGATTACGACTCTTTATGGCGGTAATCTCCGACTCAATACTCCGATGTTGTTTGCCATAGGATTTGTTTCCATGTTTATCTCAGGAGGTCTTACTGGGATATTTTTAGGAAACTCTGCTATTGATATTCAGATGCATGATACCTATTTTGTAGTTGCACACTTTCATATAGTAATGGGTGTTGCTGCATTTTTTGGTATGTTTGCCGGTGTGTATCATTGGTATCCAAAGATGTACGGAAGATTTATGAATGAAACATTGGGTAAGATACATTTTTGGGGAACCATGATCTGTGCTTATGCTATTTTCTGGCCGATGCACTATATAGGTATGGCAGGAGTTCCACGACGATACTATTCTTTTGATGCTTTTGATGCATTTAAACATTTTACTGAAATGAATAAATTCATCACCATTTTTGCCATTATAGCCTTTTTTATACAACTGGTCTTTGTCATCAATTTCTTCTACAGTATTTGGAAAGGCAAAAAAGTCAAGTCTCAAAATCCGTGGGAAGCTACCACATTGGAGTGGACAACACCTATCGAGCCGATACACGGAAACTGGCCTGGTAATCTTCCCGTTGTGCACAGATGGGCGTATGACTATAACAAAGATGAGCGGGAATTTGTACAACAGCACATCCCTTTGAAAGAAGGTGAAGTGGGTGACCATTGA